In the Kaistella sp. 97-N-M2 genome, one interval contains:
- a CDS encoding LysR family transcriptional regulator encodes MFDYRLKVFYTVASRLSFTKAANELSISQPAVTKHIKEIENHLNTKLFSRNGTTIQLTESGKTLLKYAEKIRNLYRDLEFDISQLNKEQKGKLKIGASTTIAQYILPEILAKFNAYYKEIAIELVTHNTEDISNLLKNGQIDLGIVEGESRSSYFDYEIFKPDEIVLVCKADHPWANKTLKLKDLYTIDLVSREQGSGTQEFIENQLKKNKIDLKSLNIVMNLGSSESIKNYLLHSEAMAFVSVSTVLQELKNNQLSVIDIKNFSIERNFHFITLKGEQSELIHLFLKFVRYN; translated from the coding sequence ATGTTCGATTACCGCCTAAAAGTTTTTTACACCGTGGCCAGCCGCCTAAGTTTTACGAAAGCGGCCAATGAACTCAGCATTTCGCAACCCGCCGTTACGAAGCATATTAAGGAAATTGAAAATCACCTCAACACCAAACTTTTCAGCAGAAACGGTACCACCATTCAGCTGACCGAAAGCGGCAAAACTTTACTGAAGTACGCCGAGAAAATCCGCAATCTTTACCGCGATCTGGAGTTTGATATTTCCCAACTCAACAAAGAACAGAAAGGAAAACTGAAAATCGGTGCAAGTACAACGATCGCGCAGTATATTTTACCGGAAATTCTGGCTAAATTCAATGCTTACTACAAAGAAATCGCCATCGAACTTGTGACGCATAACACCGAAGACATTTCCAACTTACTCAAAAACGGACAGATCGATTTGGGCATTGTAGAAGGCGAATCGCGGTCTTCGTACTTCGATTACGAAATTTTCAAACCGGACGAAATCGTGTTGGTGTGCAAAGCCGATCATCCGTGGGCGAACAAAACGCTGAAACTGAAAGATCTCTACACGATCGATCTGGTGTCTCGCGAACAGGGTTCCGGCACACAGGAATTCATTGAGAATCAACTGAAAAAAAATAAGATCGACCTGAAATCTTTAAATATCGTCATGAATCTGGGCAGCAGCGAAAGCATTAAAAATTACCTGCTCCACTCTGAGGCCATGGCGTTCGTTTCGGTAAGTACCGTTTTGCAGGAACTAAAAAATAACCAACTCAGCGTCATCGATATTAAAAATTTCAGTATCGAACGGAATTTCCATTTTATAACTTTGAAAGGGGAACAGTCGGAGCTGATTCATCTTTTCCTCAAATTCGTCCGTTATAACTAA
- a CDS encoding DUF2945 domain-containing protein has product MDKKFKIGDKLSWKSEAGKVSGTIIKVHTKDFDYKGYTHHAKEDDPQYEIKSSKTDHIAAHKGSALTKE; this is encoded by the coding sequence ATGGATAAAAAATTTAAGATCGGCGATAAATTAAGCTGGAAATCCGAAGCGGGAAAAGTTTCCGGAACCATCATCAAAGTTCATACGAAAGACTTCGATTACAAAGGTTACACGCATCACGCAAAAGAAGACGACCCGCAGTACGAGATCAAAAGCAGCAAAACAGATCATATCGCCGCGCACAAAGGTTCTGCCTTAACCAAAGAATAA
- a CDS encoding DUF2945 domain-containing protein, which produces MTWNSQFGLVNGKIIKKHTEDFEFMGRKRRASEENPQYEVQSFKTGKTAAHKPSALKKSRGTA; this is translated from the coding sequence GTGACCTGGAATTCTCAGTTTGGTCTGGTGAACGGTAAAATTATTAAAAAACATACCGAAGATTTCGAATTTATGGGTCGGAAACGCCGTGCGTCCGAAGAAAATCCGCAGTATGAGGTTCAAAGTTTCAAAACGGGCAAAACAGCAGCACACAAACCCTCAGCATTGAAGAAGTCCCGTGGTACTGCTTAA
- a CDS encoding DUF488 family protein has product MSSLQSPTLFTIGHSTRSIEEFLDLLNSFHIKTLADIRRLPGSRKYPQFDQEQLKKSLEENGIEYVYIENLGGRRKAAAHSKNTTWRNKSFQAYADYMETESFEDGAKMLEKAALEKPTAMMCSEAVWWRCHRSMVSDYFKAKGWEVLHIMGAGKATEHPYTSPARVVGDKVFYTEK; this is encoded by the coding sequence ATGTCATCTTTGCAAAGCCCCACCCTTTTCACCATCGGTCATTCTACGCGAAGCATCGAAGAGTTTCTGGACCTGCTGAATTCATTTCACATTAAAACCCTCGCCGACATCCGCCGCCTGCCCGGTTCCCGGAAATATCCGCAGTTCGACCAGGAGCAGCTGAAAAAATCGCTCGAAGAAAACGGCATCGAATATGTTTATATCGAAAATCTGGGCGGACGAAGAAAAGCGGCTGCCCATTCCAAAAACACGACGTGGCGCAACAAATCCTTCCAGGCCTACGCCGATTACATGGAAACGGAATCTTTCGAAGACGGTGCAAAAATGCTGGAAAAAGCCGCATTAGAAAAACCCACGGCAATGATGTGTTCCGAAGCAGTGTGGTGGCGCTGTCATCGCTCCATGGTTTCGGATTATTTTAAAGCAAAAGGCTGGGAAGTTCTGCACATTATGGGTGCGGGAAAAGCAACCGAACATCCTTACACGTCGCCGGCGAGAGTTGTGGGTGACAAAGTTTTTTACACTGAAAAATAA
- a CDS encoding CIA30 family protein → MPNSNKNPKTDHTTNDRIATQSNSQMLYNFSDQGKGKWRIQNDVVMGGRSESQLKMTEDSLAHFSGRVSLENDGGFCSIHQTVEKEPFIISKDSKSFLITLQGDGKDYNFRIRTPNGRHSYAYTFPTKGGENWETVTIPFNLMEATYRGEEVDVPNYAGENVVEMQLLIGNKKAETFEIFVKSIAVD, encoded by the coding sequence ATGCCAAATTCAAATAAAAACCCAAAAACTGATCATACAACAAATGATCGCATCGCAACTCAATCCAACAGCCAAATGCTTTACAATTTTTCCGACCAGGGAAAAGGCAAATGGCGCATCCAGAATGATGTCGTAATGGGTGGCCGGTCTGAGAGCCAACTCAAAATGACTGAAGACAGCCTCGCGCATTTCTCCGGTCGTGTTTCCCTGGAAAATGATGGCGGTTTTTGCTCAATCCATCAAACCGTAGAAAAAGAACCTTTTATCATTTCCAAAGATTCAAAATCATTTTTAATAACATTACAAGGCGATGGCAAAGATTATAACTTTCGCATCAGAACGCCCAACGGCAGACATTCTTATGCTTATACCTTTCCTACAAAGGGCGGTGAAAATTGGGAGACGGTTACCATTCCGTTTAATTTGATGGAAGCAACTTACAGAGGAGAAGAGGTAGATGTGCCCAATTATGCCGGGGAAAATGTGGTGGAAATGCAGTTATTAATTGGCAATAAAAAGGCAGAAACTTTTGAAATTTTCGTCAAATCTATTGCGGTTGATTAG
- a CDS encoding IS110 family transposase codes for MLPELSLQQLKIVFSEREKTVAAIKTFERTRENEIFLSKEVFGSVKSINKQTVNHLKKQLALLDQKIKKLIREDENLFEQQQLLKSIPGIGEVTSVYLLMATKGFTTFANARKFACYSGVAPFEHTSGTSIKGKTRVSHLADKKMKTLLHMVSLTAIKYDPELKEYYTRKKAEGKHTMLDLNNIKCKVVYRIFAVIQRKSNFVNLHKFAA; via the coding sequence GTGCTTCCGGAACTGAGTCTGCAGCAACTCAAAATCGTTTTTTCGGAACGGGAAAAAACCGTGGCTGCCATTAAAACTTTCGAAAGAACGCGGGAAAATGAAATTTTCCTCAGCAAAGAAGTTTTTGGTAGCGTAAAATCCATTAATAAACAAACCGTCAACCACCTGAAAAAACAGCTTGCTCTGCTGGACCAGAAGATCAAAAAATTAATTCGCGAAGATGAAAATCTGTTCGAACAACAGCAGCTTTTGAAAAGTATTCCGGGTATTGGAGAGGTTACGTCGGTTTATCTTTTAATGGCGACAAAAGGTTTTACCACCTTTGCAAATGCACGGAAATTCGCCTGTTATTCGGGTGTCGCACCCTTTGAGCACACTTCTGGAACCAGCATCAAAGGCAAGACAAGAGTCAGTCATTTGGCAGATAAAAAGATGAAAACGCTGCTGCACATGGTTTCGCTCACGGCCATCAAATACGATCCGGAACTGAAGGAATATTACACCCGAAAAAAGGCAGAAGGAAAACACACGATGTTGGATTTAAACAACATCAAATGTAAAGTTGTATACAGAATATTTGCTGTAATCCAGCGCAAGTCCAATTTTGTGAATCTGCACAAATTTGCAGCGTAA
- a CDS encoding TRADD-N-associated membrane domain-containing protein, which yields MEIQSSEDIVNEIAVLKQRKEHVSKQLETFRFTWWGWLICSIVGSICYYVFRVEAFTDQITRSSLIAQLLFGCIIGSIIYAYCLGAMRLMLTGRLNRVEMELAKAGVIELQENIDQNFFTKLVQINFKYLDQYYLQTQEQANKSFRLASFAAISGLIIIITGIVMMYNGKLEPAYVTTASGVLSEFIAAIFFYLYNKTILKMSQYHQKLVLTQNISLALKITDEMETEQKNKAYEMLIDRLTVDVNKYLTTTKE from the coding sequence ATGGAAATCCAGTCTTCAGAAGATATTGTTAATGAAATCGCTGTCTTAAAACAGCGTAAAGAACACGTTTCAAAGCAATTAGAAACATTTAGATTTACTTGGTGGGGCTGGCTGATTTGTTCAATTGTTGGTTCAATATGTTACTATGTATTTCGAGTAGAAGCATTCACTGATCAAATTACCAGATCGAGTTTGATTGCCCAATTACTTTTTGGCTGTATTATTGGCTCTATAATTTATGCCTATTGTCTCGGAGCAATGAGACTTATGCTAACAGGGAGATTGAATAGAGTTGAGATGGAATTGGCGAAAGCTGGTGTGATAGAATTACAAGAAAATATCGACCAGAACTTTTTCACTAAACTGGTTCAAATAAATTTTAAGTATTTGGACCAGTATTATTTACAGACGCAAGAACAGGCTAATAAAAGTTTTAGACTTGCGTCCTTTGCTGCAATTTCCGGTTTAATAATTATAATAACAGGTATAGTTATGATGTATAATGGAAAGTTAGAGCCTGCCTATGTTACAACCGCATCAGGAGTTCTAAGCGAATTTATTGCCGCAATTTTCTTTTATTTATACAATAAAACTATATTGAAGATGTCTCAGTATCATCAAAAATTAGTTCTAACTCAAAATATAAGTTTGGCGCTAAAAATAACCGATGAAATGGAAACTGAACAAAAAAATAAAGCCTATGAAATGTTGATCGATAGACTTACAGTTGATGTAAATAAATATCTAACAACCACGAAAGAGTAG
- a CDS encoding transketolase family protein has product MKYTYTEQKDTRSGFGAGLAELADKNPNVVALCADLIGSLKMEKFIEKAPERFFQVGIAEANMMGIAAGLTISGKIPFTGTFANFSTSRVYDQIRQSIAYSNKNVKICASHAGLTLGEDGATHQVLEDIGMMKMLPGMTVINTCDYNQTKAATLAIADFEGPVYLRFGRPVVPVFIPEDMPFEIGKGILLQEGTDVTIVATGHLVWESLLAADALEKEGISCEVINIHTIKPLDEDIILKSVEKTGKIVTAEEHNYIGGLGESVAGMLSRKRPTIQEYVAVNDTFGESATPAELMKKYGIDSDAVIAAVKRIMER; this is encoded by the coding sequence ATGAAATATACTTATACAGAACAAAAAGATACAAGAAGCGGCTTCGGTGCCGGTTTGGCCGAGTTGGCAGATAAAAATCCGAACGTCGTTGCCCTTTGTGCAGACCTCATCGGCTCTTTGAAAATGGAGAAATTCATTGAAAAAGCGCCCGAAAGATTTTTCCAGGTCGGCATCGCAGAAGCCAACATGATGGGAATTGCCGCGGGCCTAACCATCAGCGGAAAAATTCCGTTCACCGGAACTTTCGCAAACTTTTCAACGTCGCGGGTTTATGACCAGATTCGCCAGTCCATCGCGTATTCCAATAAAAATGTAAAGATCTGCGCCTCCCACGCCGGACTCACTTTGGGTGAAGACGGTGCCACACACCAGGTTCTGGAAGATATCGGAATGATGAAAATGCTTCCCGGCATGACCGTCATCAACACTTGTGATTACAACCAAACCAAGGCAGCTACTTTGGCCATCGCAGATTTCGAAGGCCCGGTTTATTTACGTTTCGGACGACCGGTTGTTCCTGTATTTATTCCGGAAGATATGCCGTTTGAGATCGGAAAAGGAATTCTGCTTCAGGAAGGAACCGACGTGACCATCGTCGCGACCGGACATTTAGTTTGGGAATCTTTATTGGCGGCCGATGCTTTAGAGAAAGAAGGAATTTCCTGTGAGGTTATTAACATTCACACCATCAAACCATTGGACGAAGACATCATCCTGAAATCCGTAGAGAAAACAGGAAAAATCGTCACTGCCGAAGAGCACAATTACATCGGAGGTTTAGGTGAATCCGTTGCCGGAATGTTGTCCCGAAAAAGGCCAACCATTCAGGAATATGTTGCGGTAAACGATACTTTCGGAGAATCTGCCACCCCAGCAGAACTCATGAAAAAATATGGTATCGATTCTGATGCGGTGATTGCAGCGGTGAAGAGAATTATGGAGAGATAA
- a CDS encoding transketolase — translation MSKSTEELKSLTTQIRRDILRMVHAVNSGHPGGSLGCTEYFTALYGRVLNYKLPFTMAGKNEDLFFLSNGHISPVFYSTLARFGFFPVSELATFRKLGTRLQGHPTTHEGLPGVRVASGSLGQGLSVGIGAALGKKLDGDSSLVYTLQGDGELQEGQNWEAFMYAAAKKVDNIIATIDYNGRQIDGDTDDVLDLGDLHAKLEAFGWKVLNEKNGNDLEAVIAILERAKAETGQGKPVVILLNTEMGFGVDYMVGTHAWHGKAPSDEQLETAFKQLYIEAPADY, via the coding sequence ATGAGTAAATCTACTGAAGAGCTGAAATCTCTTACCACACAGATTAGAAGAGACATTTTACGAATGGTGCACGCCGTAAATTCCGGCCATCCCGGCGGCAGTTTGGGCTGTACAGAATACTTTACCGCGCTTTACGGCAGAGTGCTGAATTACAAATTGCCCTTCACCATGGCCGGAAAAAACGAAGACCTTTTCTTCCTTTCCAACGGCCACATTTCTCCCGTCTTCTACTCCACTTTGGCGCGCTTCGGATTTTTTCCCGTTTCCGAACTCGCAACCTTCCGGAAATTAGGCACTAGACTGCAAGGTCACCCCACAACGCACGAAGGACTTCCCGGCGTTCGCGTGGCTTCCGGCTCTTTAGGTCAGGGTTTGTCCGTAGGCATTGGCGCGGCTTTAGGTAAAAAATTAGACGGCGACAGCAGCCTCGTTTACACTTTGCAGGGCGACGGCGAACTGCAGGAAGGCCAAAACTGGGAAGCCTTTATGTACGCTGCGGCCAAAAAAGTCGATAACATTATCGCAACCATCGACTATAATGGCAGACAGATCGACGGCGATACCGACGATGTTTTGGATTTAGGCGATCTGCACGCAAAACTCGAAGCTTTTGGCTGGAAAGTCCTTAACGAAAAAAATGGCAACGATCTCGAGGCCGTTATCGCGATTTTAGAACGCGCCAAAGCCGAAACCGGTCAGGGAAAACCCGTCGTCATTCTCCTCAATACCGAGATGGGATTTGGCGTCGATTACATGGTGGGAACCCACGCGTGGCACGGAAAAGCACCGAGCGACGAGCAACTGGAAACCGCCTTTAAGCAACTCTATATCGAAGCTCCGGCAGACTATTAA
- a CDS encoding sodium:solute symporter: MNTSTILLLFVFVYFVGLLVISYFTSRNADNQSFFIGNRKSKWWLVAFGMIGTSLSGVTFISVPGTVGKMTDGAYAFGGFEYYMLVIGFFIGYFIVASVLLPLYYKMNLTSIYTYLGRRFNVEAHKIGSIFFIISRSIGATARLFLVVNVLQIFLLSDLGVPFWLTSAIILLMVLLYTYEGGVKTIVITDTLQTSFMILSLVGCIVYILSNLNLSAGEAYTVLASKDYTHVLNTDFHSKTFFLKTILGGMFITIAMTGLDQEMMQKNISVDNLHNSKKNMLTFAGTLLLVNFAFLFLGGLLYLFAQSNGAEYGQIVDIVSGKTSNAFGFKDTAGNITNMMGDDLFPALSLQGYFPLFISVIFIIGLISALFPSADGALTAVTSSYCVDLLNLNEDKIRTEKQKKKLRMKIHLIFTVIFFILIMIFKAINDKSIVYLIMEVAGYTYGPLLGLFAFGILTRFQIHKKYAILAVTLISPVLTYLLNFFVTNNSTYKIGVELIIINGLITFLGLWLIRSKGLKGETI, from the coding sequence ATGAACACATCCACGATTTTGTTATTATTTGTTTTCGTCTATTTTGTTGGCTTACTGGTGATTTCCTATTTTACGAGTAGAAATGCCGACAATCAGTCCTTTTTTATCGGAAACAGAAAAAGCAAATGGTGGCTGGTGGCGTTCGGAATGATCGGAACCTCGCTTTCCGGCGTCACGTTTATTTCAGTGCCCGGCACCGTGGGAAAAATGACGGACGGAGCGTATGCTTTTGGCGGATTTGAGTATTACATGCTCGTCATCGGCTTTTTTATCGGGTATTTTATCGTGGCGTCCGTACTTTTACCGCTTTACTACAAAATGAACCTGACGTCTATCTACACATATCTGGGCCGAAGATTTAATGTGGAAGCGCATAAAATTGGGTCGATATTTTTTATTATTTCGCGCTCCATCGGTGCCACGGCGCGTTTATTTTTGGTGGTGAATGTGCTGCAGATCTTTCTTCTGTCCGATCTGGGTGTTCCGTTCTGGCTGACTTCGGCCATCATTTTATTAATGGTCTTGCTGTACACCTACGAAGGCGGCGTGAAAACGATTGTGATTACGGATACATTGCAAACTTCTTTTATGATTTTAAGTTTAGTGGGGTGTATTGTTTACATTCTTTCCAATTTGAATTTGTCTGCGGGCGAGGCTTACACGGTTTTGGCGTCGAAAGATTACACGCATGTGCTGAACACCGATTTCCATTCGAAAACATTTTTCCTGAAAACGATTTTGGGTGGCATGTTCATTACGATTGCGATGACGGGACTGGATCAGGAAATGATGCAGAAAAACATTTCTGTGGACAATCTGCACAACTCCAAAAAAAACATGCTCACGTTTGCGGGAACTTTACTTTTGGTGAATTTCGCGTTCCTCTTTTTGGGCGGTTTGCTTTATCTTTTTGCCCAAAGCAACGGCGCAGAATACGGCCAGATCGTAGATATAGTGAGCGGAAAAACAAGCAATGCGTTTGGTTTTAAAGACACGGCGGGCAACATTACGAACATGATGGGCGATGATCTTTTCCCCGCACTGTCGCTACAGGGATATTTCCCGCTCTTTATTTCGGTCATTTTTATAATCGGTTTGATTTCTGCGCTTTTCCCTTCTGCGGACGGGGCTTTAACCGCGGTGACGAGTTCTTACTGCGTAGACCTTTTAAATCTGAACGAAGACAAAATCCGGACAGAAAAACAGAAGAAAAAACTCCGAATGAAAATCCATTTGATTTTCACGGTGATCTTTTTTATCCTGATTATGATCTTTAAAGCCATCAACGATAAGTCCATCGTTTACCTTATCATGGAAGTCGCGGGCTACACCTACGGTCCTCTGCTGGGACTTTTTGCTTTCGGCATTTTGACCAGATTCCAGATTCACAAAAAATACGCGATTCTCGCAGTTACTCTAATTTCCCCTGTTTTAACTTATCTGCTCAACTTTTTTGTCACCAATAACAGCACCTACAAAATTGGGGTTGAACTTATTATTATCAATGGATTGATCACATTTTTGGGGTTGTGGCTGATTAGAAGTAAAGGGTTGAAAGGAGAAACTATTTAA
- a CDS encoding GNAT family N-acetyltransferase: MAEITQNNGEKFGEFSARYEGERAGVLQYEWLDENTFNIAHTEVEDHFEGKGIGKDLVTSAVEFARKDGKKIRATCPFAKSVLEKDASTHDVFSA, encoded by the coding sequence TACGCAAAATAACGGAGAAAAGTTTGGAGAGTTCAGTGCAAGATACGAGGGTGAAAGAGCCGGCGTTCTACAGTACGAATGGTTGGACGAAAATACTTTTAACATCGCACACACGGAAGTTGAGGATCATTTTGAAGGAAAAGGAATCGGAAAAGATCTGGTTACTTCAGCCGTGGAATTCGCGAGAAAGGACGGAAAAAAAATCCGTGCAACCTGCCCGTTCGCAAAATCTGTTTTGGAAAAAGATGCGTCGACGCACGATGTTTTCTCCGCTTAA